Part of the Arachis hypogaea cultivar Tifrunner chromosome 6, arahy.Tifrunner.gnm2.J5K5, whole genome shotgun sequence genome, ACTATGTAAATTTGTACTGTTTCACTTTGAGAAGCATAAAAAAAACTTTCAAATGTTGTAAAACTTCAAAATGGAACCTTAATTGATGGATCAGTTTGCAGCAACTGGATTGCATCATATAATCGTTTATATCCCTCAGACAGAAATATCCTCGAATCAGAAGAGCTTGTGATTTGTCGATCTGAGCTCGAGGATGATACCACTTCTATAAAACTGGCAAATCAATTTGAAAAGGAATACTTGAGTTTCTAATTGTTATGGTAGTTTGCGCAAGTCAGTAATACACTAATTCTAGAAAAATTGAAACCACATGAAGTGCAGTCCAACTCTTTTGACCGGGAAATACACAAAATAGTCCAGGTAGGAAATAGACTAAATAAAttggaatttttgtttatttccaaACAAATTCATCCCTCCTTAGCTAGATCTTATCATAAGACATACTAATCCTTCAAGACTACAAAAGAACACGGAATTAATTTACAAGAATttttagagaataaaaatttgttaagTACCAAAGTGTAGCATATGATATTCTGACCGATTTGGTATCTTATTTGTTGTTTAAGATTAAAACGGGAATCAATTTAATGActaaaatctttaattttaaaatccccAGAACACTGGAAAATTACCCATCAACATGTCCGAACAAACTCAAAACCTAAGTCATGGTAATTTCCCCACAAATATTTCCAAAAACAAGCAAATTCCAGAACTAACAGTTCAAATTATGTAAAAGCAGCTCAAGTAACAAAAGAAACTCCCAGAATGCTAACATTAGGTAAGAATAAGAAATTGAGAACTATATAGAACTCACTTTAGAAGAGCTGATATGGCATCCTCAACTTCCCGTTGAGATGGAACCGTTTCAAAGACGTGATCGTAGAGACTACTGTTGGCTTTTTTGGCTACTTCTTTCGGATCCACCGGCATAAGCTCTCTACTAGGTTTATTGCTGCGAGAGATAGAAGTAGATAAGGTAGTGTTTGCGTTTGGAGGCTTGAGATGATTaggagaagaaaatgaagatgaagatgGCGGCGGAGGAGAAAGCTTTTCCAGATTTGAGCTTAACTGAGGCACAGAAGGACGCTGAGGCATGGTTCCACCACCCATGACCGACCGAATTTCCAGATTCAAGGTTGTTGAGGTGAGCAATGATTGTCGCTGCTTACTCTCTTTTCTTATCTATGGATGCTACGGGTTGGTGTCATTTGACAGGCTTTTGGTACACTGGTTAATTATGGTGCACTATATTAATTTAGTTTTAGTAAGATGAATGCTATGCTGAATaagaaaaattgtttttattaattttttaaaataaattataaaaaaattatcacgTGTTCTCCTTGACAAAACGGTGAACACAATGTTCATGGTACCATCAGGtagttaataatatttttgtcttGTAGCTAGTGTTAAAATGTCGAAAATATCCATCCTTATAGTAGTTGTCTGAAGTGATCAGCTGAGATAAAGAATGTTATTGGCTCATGACTTAAAAGAAATGAAACGAACGGAATTGTGCAGTAAATAGGCCTTCCACGTTTTATTCAAATCAAATGTAGTAGAAGTTATTCATAAAACCTGTACcattccgaaaaaaaaaaaaacatgcacaaTTATTATCATATTGTTTTTTTTCTGTGACTATTATTATCatattgttaataataaaataaatgttcacctaaaaaaataataaaataaatcaataatagtttttttttcttggcTCGCATTCTCCATCAGCAGTTAGTTGTTATAAtcaaagtaattgaaaaataaatcaaaacacaaaaagaaaattagGCAAATAATGCATGTATGCTAATCtatgtttatataattttatcaacttcaaattcttaaaattacgtatgtatattttatttatttttgttggctTTATTACGCCTGTAATCATTTcattaacattttaaaatcgAATCAAGTACAAAAaataggtttattttatttcataaaaaatacGAAATTTTAAGACAATTTTATCTGTCTATTTGTTttgaagtgaaaaataataaaattaaaaacttttgcaACCAATGTTAAATGTTTGAAGTATAAAcagtcaaataataataattaacttaaaaaaataacaaaaaatatgacTAATACTACggtaaaaaaagt contains:
- the LOC112697387 gene encoding uncharacterized protein, with the protein product MGGGTMPQRPSVPQLSSNLEKLSPPPPSSSSFSSPNHLKPPNANTTLSTSISRSNKPSRELMPVDPKEVAKKANSSLYDHVFETVPSQREVEDAISALLNFIEVVSSSSSDRQITSSSDSRIFLSEGYKRLYDAIQLLQTDPSIKRLVVSLSSDKAIWDAVMSHVRHQKLLEMPDSDENKTPQNSEENELAMYLLSWILQLIKGKVWELIENFQSLVNDFFHSPKTQHVDPAVLHEKLRSSLLLCIVILLIVIMARLERS